The Desmonostoc muscorum LEGE 12446 genome includes a region encoding these proteins:
- a CDS encoding YiaA/YiaB family inner membrane protein, producing the protein MQSVGNQKDSQAWIIQTWAAFVFSISMTTFGIVNLPVDSWVKGFMGMGLAFSVGSTFTLAKTTRDLHETRKLTARIDEAKVEKLLSQHDPLNFK; encoded by the coding sequence ATGCAATCAGTTGGTAATCAAAAAGACAGTCAAGCTTGGATTATTCAAACATGGGCAGCTTTTGTGTTTTCTATTTCTATGACTACTTTTGGCATTGTGAATTTACCTGTAGATAGCTGGGTAAAAGGCTTTATGGGTATGGGTTTAGCTTTTTCTGTTGGCTCAACTTTTACTTTAGCAAAAACCACTAGAGACCTGCATGAAACTAGAAAATTAACCGCTAGAATCGACGAAGCAAAAGTAGAAAAATTGCTTTCACAACACGATCCTCTCAATTTCAAATAA
- a CDS encoding ferredoxin, with translation MADFLPSPEEQEDNRSGLEPELGGFLRDAPERSGLEPELGGVLRQNGVYVDEITCIGCKHCAHVARNTFYIEPDYGRSRVIRQDGDAEEIIQEAIDTCPVDCIHWVDYTELKNLEEERKFQVIPVVGYPVEQAVAASERRRKKQKLKTKKSRY, from the coding sequence ATGGCTGATTTTCTGCCTTCGCCGGAAGAACAAGAAGACAACCGTTCCGGTTTGGAACCAGAATTAGGGGGTTTTTTACGGGATGCCCCGGAACGTTCTGGTTTAGAACCGGAATTGGGCGGTGTGCTTCGCCAAAATGGTGTTTATGTAGATGAAATCACCTGTATTGGTTGTAAACACTGCGCTCATGTTGCGCGTAATACTTTTTACATTGAACCAGATTATGGGCGATCGCGAGTGATTCGCCAAGATGGGGACGCCGAAGAAATTATCCAAGAAGCAATTGACACTTGTCCGGTTGATTGCATTCACTGGGTTGATTACACTGAACTCAAAAATTTAGAAGAAGAACGCAAATTTCAGGTAATTCCTGTCGTGGGTTATCCGGTAGAACAGGCAGTTGCTGCTAGCGAACGGCGACGTAAAAAGCAAAAGTTAAAGACCAAAAAATCCCGTTATTAA
- a CDS encoding DUF1257 domain-containing protein → MSHFSQIKTQIRNLDSLKDALTELGIDWKPGPREVRGYRGQTHPAEVSIEQENGYDIGFRWNGKEYELVADLQYWQQNLSVDGFLRQVTQRYAYQTVMKETARVGFQVAEEQKNEDGSIRLVVQRWSA, encoded by the coding sequence ATGTCACACTTTAGCCAAATTAAGACTCAAATCCGTAACCTTGATTCTTTGAAAGATGCTCTGACTGAATTAGGCATAGACTGGAAACCAGGCCCACGCGAAGTACGCGGCTATCGCGGTCAAACTCATCCTGCGGAAGTTAGTATCGAGCAGGAAAATGGCTACGACATCGGCTTTAGATGGAATGGCAAAGAATATGAACTGGTGGCTGACTTGCAATATTGGCAGCAAAATCTTTCTGTGGATGGATTCTTGCGCCAGGTAACACAGCGCTATGCTTACCAAACAGTTATGAAAGAAACTGCTCGTGTTGGCTTTCAAGTCGCTGAAGAGCAAAAAAATGAAGATGGTTCTATACGCCTGGTAGTACAACGCTGGAGTGCGTAA
- a CDS encoding DUF2997 domain-containing protein translates to METLEFIIYPDGRVQEKVTGIVGASCAEVTAAIEAQLGQVLKHEPTSEYFAAKVQQPNVANTQNTYSDW, encoded by the coding sequence ATGGAGACATTAGAATTCATAATTTATCCAGATGGTCGGGTACAGGAAAAAGTCACTGGCATTGTGGGTGCTTCTTGCGCTGAGGTTACAGCAGCAATAGAGGCACAGCTGGGGCAAGTACTTAAGCATGAGCCAACCTCAGAATACTTCGCCGCCAAGGTGCAGCAACCGAACGTGGCGAATACCCAAAACACTTACAGCGATTGGTAA
- a CDS encoding DUF4926 domain-containing protein, producing MTKNRVKLLDVVALTVDLPEYNLYRGQVGTVVELLASGAAFEVEFSDRHGRTYESIGLRPEQIMVLHFEPASPDSLPEMVTA from the coding sequence ATGACCAAAAATAGAGTCAAGTTGCTGGATGTAGTAGCACTGACAGTTGATCTACCTGAATACAACCTGTACCGTGGTCAAGTTGGTACAGTAGTCGAATTATTAGCTAGCGGCGCTGCATTTGAGGTTGAATTTAGCGATCGCCACGGCCGCACTTACGAATCTATCGGTTTACGCCCAGAGCAAATTATGGTGTTACATTTTGAGCCAGCATCCCCTGATTCACTCCCAGAAATGGTGACTGCTTAA
- a CDS encoding type I restriction endonuclease: MDFVDQVKAFGSTIPTKLGSIKTEEATKHFLIMPFIQQILGYDAFNPNEVMPEYDANVGASTNYKLDYAIFQNGQPAILIECKRYGTDFKNDREWSQLFAYFMATEARIAILTDGVKYKFYADLEKPNKMDKTPFLELDLLNLNDSAIRELTKLTKSAFNIDEAITAASELKYVGGIKALLKKQVEVPNDEFVKYFFKDLCPGNNFVGQLKNEFVGYTQRAIKEFIREEIETLLDEAAGRSKTKQESATSEPEIKPEQTIKQPEFTDDEREGYYIIKSILRQILDPARVTYKDTASYCNILLDGNTWRPIVRFYFNDQNSKKLEIFSKDANGSKVSYKVSINNLNEIYQYADKFKAIVAAYENAQAVAT; the protein is encoded by the coding sequence ATGGATTTCGTTGATCAAGTCAAAGCCTTTGGATCTACAATCCCTACAAAATTAGGTAGCATCAAGACTGAAGAAGCTACAAAGCACTTCCTGATTATGCCTTTTATTCAGCAAATCTTGGGGTATGACGCCTTTAACCCAAATGAAGTTATGCCTGAATATGATGCAAATGTGGGAGCTAGCACAAATTACAAGCTAGACTATGCAATATTCCAAAACGGTCAACCCGCAATTTTGATTGAGTGTAAACGTTACGGTACTGATTTTAAGAATGATCGTGAATGGAGCCAGTTGTTTGCTTATTTCATGGCAACTGAAGCTCGAATTGCTATATTAACTGATGGAGTAAAATACAAATTTTATGCTGACTTGGAAAAACCCAATAAAATGGATAAAACTCCATTCTTAGAGTTAGATTTACTCAATTTGAATGACTCAGCAATCCGTGAATTGACTAAATTAACAAAATCGGCATTTAATATTGATGAAGCTATTACAGCAGCCTCAGAATTAAAGTATGTCGGTGGTATCAAAGCTCTGCTTAAAAAGCAGGTTGAAGTGCCCAATGATGAGTTTGTTAAATATTTTTTTAAAGATTTATGTCCTGGTAATAATTTCGTAGGGCAATTAAAAAATGAGTTTGTTGGCTATACACAAAGGGCTATTAAAGAATTTATTCGTGAGGAGATTGAAACCCTTTTAGATGAAGCAGCAGGTCGCTCAAAAACGAAGCAAGAATCTGCAACTTCGGAACCAGAAATCAAACCAGAACAGACTATAAAACAACCTGAATTTACAGATGATGAGCGTGAGGGGTATTACATTATTAAGTCGATTTTACGTCAGATATTAGACCCAGCAAGGGTAACATATAAAGATACAGCGAGCTACTGTAATATTCTGCTTGATGGTAATACTTGGAGACCAATTGTTCGTTTTTATTTTAACGATCAAAATAGTAAGAAGTTAGAAATATTCTCGAAAGATGCAAATGGCAGTAAAGTTTCGTATAAAGTCTCTATCAATAACCTCAATGAAATTTATCAGTATGCTGATAAATTCAAAGCAATTGTGGCTGCTTATGAAAATGCTCAAGCTGTTGCTACATAG
- the bioU gene encoding (S)-8-amino-7-oxononanoate synthase BioU, giving the protein MNTEQANKTIRVGVLGFGGLGQAAAKLLAAKREMILVAAADQKGYAYAAEGLNTQECIATYQSQGSVGYLEPVGTLSNNSIQDLIATSQPVDGYFLALPNLPNDFIPSVAKQFIESGWRGVLVDAIKRTSAVEQLLAMKEELQAAGITYMTGCGATPGLLTAAAALAAQSYAEIHKVEITFGVGIANWEAYRATVREDIGHMPGYTVETARAMTDAEVEALLDKTNGVLTLENMEHADDVMLEVAGIVGRDRVTVGGVVDTRNPKKPLSTNVKVTGRTFEGKISTHTFTLGDETSMAANVCGPAFGYLKAGRQLHQRGIHGIFTAAEIMPQFVK; this is encoded by the coding sequence ATGAACACAGAACAAGCGAACAAAACAATCCGCGTCGGAGTACTGGGGTTTGGCGGACTAGGACAAGCCGCCGCCAAGCTACTTGCTGCCAAACGCGAAATGATTTTAGTCGCAGCCGCAGATCAAAAAGGCTACGCTTACGCCGCTGAAGGTTTAAATACTCAAGAATGCATCGCCACCTATCAGTCCCAAGGCTCAGTAGGTTATCTAGAGCCAGTTGGGACATTAAGCAATAACAGTATTCAAGATTTAATCGCTACCAGTCAGCCTGTAGATGGCTATTTTCTGGCTTTACCCAACCTACCCAATGATTTTATTCCCTCTGTTGCCAAGCAGTTTATCGAATCCGGTTGGCGGGGTGTGCTAGTGGATGCAATCAAGCGCACCAGTGCTGTAGAACAATTACTGGCGATGAAAGAAGAACTGCAAGCCGCTGGAATTACCTACATGACAGGATGCGGTGCCACGCCTGGACTGTTAACCGCCGCCGCCGCTTTAGCCGCCCAAAGCTATGCCGAAATTCACAAGGTAGAAATTACTTTTGGTGTAGGAATTGCCAACTGGGAAGCTTACCGCGCCACGGTTCGGGAAGATATTGGGCATATGCCTGGTTACACGGTGGAAACTGCTAGGGCGATGACTGATGCAGAAGTAGAAGCGCTATTAGATAAAACTAATGGCGTGCTTACCTTAGAGAACATGGAACACGCTGATGATGTGATGTTAGAGGTAGCGGGAATAGTGGGGCGCGATCGCGTTACTGTTGGTGGTGTAGTCGATACTCGCAATCCTAAAAAACCTCTTAGCACCAACGTTAAGGTTACAGGACGCACCTTTGAAGGGAAAATTTCCACCCATACCTTTACTTTGGGAGATGAAACCAGCATGGCAGCCAATGTCTGCGGACCTGCTTTCGGCTATCTCAAAGCTGGTAGACAATTGCACCAACGCGGCATTCATGGCATATTTACCGCTGCGGAAATTATGCCCCAGTTTGTGAAATAA
- a CDS encoding type II secretion system F family protein: MPTYVARVRDSQGKSRTEKIVAESLTQARTNLRDQGFVVQDLKQSQGFQPDVALKKFQNSLVKVSVKDKAVFSRQFAVLMNAGVAIVRSLGVLSEQCSNTKLKQALVDISNDVQSGMNLSEAMRKHPDCFDGLYVSMIQAGEVGGVLDEVLNRLAKLLEDVARLQNQIKSALSYPTVVGFIAVAIFLGMTIFLIPVFAKIFTEIGTELPPLTQFLMDASLFLRSPKVFVLIGALVGLKIGFTQYGKTPVGRITLDRLSLKMPLFGDLIQKSSVARFSRTFGSLTRSGVPILTCLEIVRDTSGNQVIANAIDAARMEIQQGGMISIALQKDKVFPAMAIQMISIGEETGELDGMLMKVADFYEDEVEQAVKALTSVLEPIMILVLGGMVGTILLAMYLPMFKVFEKLG, encoded by the coding sequence ATGCCAACCTACGTTGCCCGTGTTCGGGACTCGCAAGGAAAATCCCGAACAGAAAAAATTGTTGCTGAATCCTTGACGCAAGCTCGTACTAATCTGAGAGATCAAGGATTTGTAGTCCAAGACCTCAAGCAATCTCAAGGATTTCAGCCAGATGTTGCCTTAAAAAAATTCCAGAATTCCTTAGTTAAGGTATCTGTTAAAGACAAGGCGGTTTTTTCCCGTCAATTTGCTGTTTTGATGAATGCGGGAGTTGCGATCGTTAGAAGTTTGGGGGTACTTTCTGAACAGTGTAGTAATACTAAACTGAAACAAGCTCTCGTAGACATTAGCAACGATGTGCAAAGCGGAATGAATCTTTCAGAGGCAATGCGGAAGCATCCTGACTGCTTTGATGGATTATATGTGAGTATGATTCAAGCTGGCGAAGTTGGTGGTGTTTTAGACGAAGTATTGAATCGTTTAGCCAAGTTGTTAGAAGATGTTGCCCGCTTACAAAACCAAATTAAATCAGCATTATCTTATCCAACGGTGGTGGGTTTTATAGCAGTTGCTATCTTTCTCGGTATGACCATTTTTCTGATTCCGGTTTTTGCGAAGATTTTTACAGAAATCGGAACTGAATTACCACCTCTAACGCAATTTTTGATGGATGCTAGTCTATTTTTGAGAAGTCCGAAGGTTTTCGTGCTTATCGGCGCTCTTGTAGGACTGAAAATTGGCTTTACACAATACGGTAAAACTCCTGTTGGTCGCATAACACTTGATCGTCTTTCCCTCAAGATGCCTTTATTTGGTGACTTAATTCAAAAATCTTCGGTTGCCCGCTTTAGCAGAACTTTTGGATCTTTGACTCGTTCAGGCGTACCAATTTTAACTTGCTTGGAAATTGTCCGAGATACATCAGGAAACCAAGTAATTGCTAATGCTATAGATGCAGCCCGCATGGAGATTCAACAAGGAGGCATGATTAGCATTGCTTTACAAAAAGACAAAGTTTTTCCGGCTATGGCAATTCAGATGATTAGTATCGGTGAGGAAACTGGAGAATTAGATGGGATGTTGATGAAAGTTGCTGATTTCTATGAAGATGAAGTTGAGCAAGCAGTAAAAGCACTCACTAGCGTTTTGGAACCAATCATGATTTTGGTACTAGGAGGAATGGTTGGTACAATTTTGCTGGCAATGTATTTACCCATGTTTAAGGTGTTTGAAAAACTGGGATAG
- a CDS encoding type IV pilus twitching motility protein PilT encodes MEMMIEDLMEQMIEMGGSDMHLSAGLPPYFRISGKLTPIGENILTADQCQRLIFSMLNNTQRKTLEQTWELDCSYGVKGLARFRVNVYKDRGAYAACLRALSSKIPNFEKLGLPDIVREMCDKPRGLILVTGPTGSGKTTTLAAMIDLINRTKAEHILTVEDPIEFVYEPIKSLVHQRQLGEDTKSFANALKAALREDPDIILVGEMRDLETISLAISAAETGHLVFGTLHTSSAAQTVDRIIDVFPHERQTQVRVQLSNSLVAVFSQTLVSKKNPKPGEYGRVMAQEILIVTPAISNLIREGKTSQIYSAIQTGGKLGMQTLEKVLADFYKAGTISFEAAMSKTSKPDEIQRLIGTSTPPQAAGAKPGVAAKAH; translated from the coding sequence ATGGAAATGATGATTGAAGACTTGATGGAGCAGATGATTGAAATGGGAGGTTCGGATATGCATTTATCCGCAGGTTTGCCGCCCTATTTCCGCATCAGTGGCAAACTGACTCCCATCGGTGAAAATATCTTGACGGCAGATCAGTGTCAAAGGCTGATTTTTAGTATGCTCAATAACACCCAACGTAAAACCTTAGAGCAGACCTGGGAATTAGATTGTTCTTATGGTGTTAAAGGTTTGGCTCGTTTCCGGGTGAATGTCTATAAAGATCGTGGTGCTTATGCTGCTTGCTTACGGGCATTAAGTTCTAAAATTCCTAACTTTGAAAAATTAGGTCTGCCAGATATAGTGCGGGAAATGTGCGATAAGCCTAGAGGACTAATTCTGGTAACAGGCCCCACAGGTTCAGGGAAAACAACAACCCTCGCGGCAATGATTGACTTGATTAACCGCACCAAAGCAGAGCATATTTTAACGGTGGAAGATCCAATTGAATTTGTTTACGAACCAATTAAAAGCTTGGTTCACCAACGACAACTGGGAGAAGATACCAAGAGTTTTGCTAATGCTTTGAAAGCAGCCTTGCGGGAAGATCCAGATATTATTCTGGTGGGGGAAATGCGCGATTTGGAAACCATTTCTTTGGCGATTTCTGCTGCGGAAACAGGACACTTGGTATTTGGTACGCTACACACCAGTTCTGCCGCCCAAACTGTTGACCGGATTATCGATGTTTTCCCCCATGAAAGACAAACTCAAGTGCGGGTGCAATTATCAAACTCACTCGTAGCAGTATTTAGCCAAACATTAGTATCTAAGAAAAACCCTAAACCCGGTGAATATGGTCGGGTGATGGCTCAAGAAATTCTGATTGTTACTCCCGCTATTTCTAACTTAATTCGAGAAGGCAAAACCTCGCAAATTTACTCAGCTATTCAAACTGGTGGCAAATTGGGAATGCAAACTCTGGAGAAGGTTTTAGCCGATTTTTACAAAGCAGGAACGATTTCCTTTGAAGCAGCAATGTCTAAGACTTCCAAACCAGATGAAATCCAACGTCTCATCGGTACTTCCACACCACCCCAGGCAGCAGGGGCAAAACCAGGTGTGGCTGCTAAAGCGCATTAG
- a CDS encoding GspE/PulE family protein has product MTYSSPQRRSTALTTRTEFSPFGNKLVQSGYVNTEQMRQALIESRKSGRPLTEVLESITGQQLSPELLRQYKKQQLFELKILYGVEFLDPEVNSVGNTMVGTLIDTLIPVDICRRHRLVPLSKHEDQTPPSVLVAMVAPDNLEASDDLNRILRPQGLALQRMVITQEDYQQLINQYLDDLAVRQKHLERENSTDISQDLENLGNLDIEDAPEEMEADLGAAMKGAEDAPVINLVNRILAKALHEKVSDIHVEPQEENLRIRFRKDGVLREAFPVMPKKIIPAVTARFKIISNLDIAERRLPQDGRIRRMFEGRKVDFRVNTLPSRYGEKVVLRILDNSSTQLGLNKLITDPETLHIVQDMVSRPFGLILVTGPTGSGKTTSLYSALAEKNDPGINISTVEDPIEYSLPGITQVQVIREKGLDFATALRAFLRQDPDVLLVGETRDKETAKTAIEAALTGHLVLTTLHTNDAPGAIARLGEMGIEPFMVSSSLIGVLAQRLVRRVCSECRIPYTPTTEELARYGLSASSEVDITFYKANTLTLEAIAEAKAKNHLCPACNGVGYKGRCGVYEVMRVTENLQTLINEEAPTERIKEVAVEEGMKTLLAYSLDLVRQGSTTLEEVERVTFTDTGLEAELKAKRKTGLTCRTCDATLKPEWLDCPYCLTSRFQD; this is encoded by the coding sequence ATGACTTACTCGTCACCACAACGGCGCAGTACCGCTCTAACTACTAGAACAGAGTTTTCGCCCTTTGGCAACAAGTTAGTGCAGTCTGGCTATGTTAATACCGAACAGATGAGACAGGCGCTAATTGAAAGCCGCAAATCTGGCAGACCGCTAACGGAAGTATTAGAGTCAATTACTGGACAACAATTATCACCTGAGCTGCTCAGGCAATACAAAAAACAACAGCTATTTGAATTAAAAATACTCTACGGAGTTGAATTCCTCGATCCGGAAGTTAACTCCGTTGGTAACACAATGGTGGGAACCCTGATTGATACCCTGATCCCAGTGGATATCTGCCGTCGCCATCGTTTGGTACCACTGTCAAAACACGAAGACCAAACCCCACCCTCAGTTTTAGTGGCGATGGTTGCTCCGGATAATCTGGAGGCTTCCGATGACCTGAATCGCATCTTGCGCCCCCAAGGCTTGGCATTGCAGCGCATGGTGATTACACAGGAGGACTACCAACAGCTAATCAACCAATACTTGGATGATCTGGCTGTGCGGCAAAAGCACCTAGAACGAGAAAACTCTACAGATATTAGTCAGGATTTAGAAAATCTCGGAAATCTCGACATTGAAGATGCCCCTGAGGAGATGGAGGCTGATTTAGGGGCAGCGATGAAGGGTGCTGAAGATGCCCCTGTTATTAACCTTGTCAACAGAATCCTGGCTAAAGCCCTGCATGAAAAAGTTTCCGATATTCATGTGGAACCACAAGAAGAAAACTTACGTATCCGCTTCCGTAAAGATGGAGTGCTGCGTGAAGCTTTCCCCGTGATGCCGAAAAAAATCATTCCAGCGGTGACAGCCCGGTTTAAAATCATCTCCAATCTAGACATTGCCGAGAGGCGTTTACCCCAAGATGGACGTATCCGCCGGATGTTTGAGGGTCGCAAAGTAGACTTCCGTGTAAATACCTTACCCAGTCGCTACGGCGAAAAGGTGGTACTGCGGATTTTGGATAATTCTTCCACCCAACTCGGATTGAATAAGTTAATTACCGATCCAGAGACTTTACATATTGTCCAGGATATGGTAAGCCGTCCCTTTGGTCTGATTTTGGTGACTGGGCCGACTGGTTCCGGTAAAACAACTTCGTTGTATTCGGCACTAGCGGAAAAGAATGACCCCGGAATTAATATCAGTACTGTGGAAGACCCAATTGAATACAGTCTTCCAGGCATTACGCAAGTACAAGTAATTCGGGAAAAAGGGCTGGATTTTGCTACAGCGTTGCGGGCTTTCTTGCGACAAGATCCAGATGTGTTACTGGTGGGTGAAACGCGGGACAAGGAAACGGCAAAAACAGCGATTGAGGCTGCCTTGACTGGTCACTTAGTATTAACCACCTTACATACCAATGATGCCCCAGGAGCGATCGCTCGTTTGGGAGAAATGGGAATTGAGCCTTTCATGGTTTCTAGTTCTTTAATTGGCGTTTTGGCTCAACGTCTGGTGCGGCGGGTATGTTCTGAATGTCGGATTCCTTATACTCCCACAACCGAGGAATTGGCACGTTATGGTCTATCAGCTTCCTCTGAAGTAGATATCACCTTCTACAAAGCTAACACTTTGACATTAGAAGCGATCGCAGAAGCCAAAGCCAAAAATCACCTTTGCCCAGCTTGTAATGGCGTCGGCTACAAAGGGCGTTGTGGTGTTTATGAAGTCATGCGAGTGACCGAAAACCTCCAAACCCTCATCAACGAAGAAGCACCCACGGAACGCATCAAGGAAGTGGCGGTAGAAGAAGGGATGAAAACCTTGCTGGCTTACAGTCTGGACTTAGTACGCCAAGGTTCCACTACTCTCGAAGAAGTAGAACGGGTGACCTTTACAGATACTGGTTTGGAAGCAGAGTTAAAAGCCAAACGCAAGACAGGTCTTACCTGCCGGACTTGTGATGCCACCTTGAAACCTGAATGGCTAGATTGTCCCTACTGTCTGACATCTCGTTTTCAAGATTAG
- a CDS encoding RNA-guided endonuclease InsQ/TnpB family protein yields the protein MFNLTYEFKLKPTQKQILLFEEWIETHRRVYNHALAERKDWYKSRSCQVNACSLHSCYIIPAEAPRPTFASQCKSLTAARQENEYLKRVNAQSLQQTLRRLEKAFVSMWEQNHGFPRFKKPGRMRSFSFPQLGQNPLTNSQVKLPVIGAVKVRQSRSIPDGGIIKQARVARKVSGWYVMLTIQWDVSIPERLPHGEAVGIDVGLTNFVATSNGLLVKRPKFFVDAERKLKLLQQRVKRKPIGSNNWRKAQRKVASLYEYVANCRKDWHTKLSHQICNDTEMVFIEDLNLVGLSRGMLGKHCLDAGFGQFFSILDQICFKRSVYFQKVDSRKTSQICPNCQSVTGKKDLSERIHNCSNCGYTTHRDVAAAQVVLQRGLAAVGHTVKMLAEGKFVGIPVKQESSA from the coding sequence GTGTTTAACCTGACTTACGAATTCAAGCTAAAACCAACACAAAAACAAATATTACTGTTTGAAGAATGGATAGAAACTCATAGACGGGTTTACAACCATGCTTTAGCTGAACGCAAGGACTGGTATAAGTCCCGTAGTTGTCAGGTAAATGCTTGTAGCCTCCATAGCTGCTATATCATTCCTGCTGAGGCACCGCGCCCAACATTTGCAAGCCAGTGCAAATCTTTAACTGCTGCACGTCAAGAAAATGAATATTTAAAACGAGTTAATGCTCAGTCTTTACAGCAAACATTGAGGCGACTTGAAAAGGCTTTTGTGAGTATGTGGGAACAAAATCATGGGTTCCCAAGATTTAAAAAGCCAGGACGGATGCGGTCTTTTTCTTTCCCGCAATTAGGGCAAAATCCGCTAACCAATAGTCAGGTAAAATTGCCTGTAATTGGTGCTGTAAAAGTGCGTCAATCACGAAGCATTCCTGATGGTGGAATAATTAAGCAAGCGCGTGTGGCAAGAAAAGTTTCTGGATGGTATGTGATGCTAACTATTCAATGGGATGTATCCATACCAGAAAGGTTGCCACACGGAGAAGCGGTAGGAATTGATGTCGGTTTAACTAATTTTGTTGCAACTTCTAATGGTCTTTTAGTTAAGCGTCCAAAGTTTTTTGTTGATGCCGAACGCAAGCTTAAATTGCTGCAACAGCGCGTTAAGAGAAAACCTATAGGCTCGAACAATTGGCGTAAAGCACAAAGGAAAGTTGCTTCACTGTATGAATACGTTGCCAACTGCCGCAAGGATTGGCACACAAAGCTATCTCATCAAATCTGCAACGATACTGAGATGGTTTTTATTGAGGACTTAAACCTTGTCGGACTATCCCGTGGAATGTTGGGCAAGCACTGTCTAGATGCGGGATTTGGGCAATTCTTCAGTATTTTGGATCAGATTTGTTTTAAGCGTAGTGTCTATTTTCAAAAAGTAGATAGCCGTAAAACAAGCCAAATCTGCCCAAACTGCCAAAGCGTGACAGGCAAAAAAGATTTGTCAGAGCGTATTCATAATTGCTCAAATTGCGGCTATACAACCCATAGGGATGTCGCCGCCGCACAAGTAGTTCTCCAGAGGGGACTTGCAGCCGTGGGGCACACGGTCAAGATGCTTGCTGAGGGTAAATTCGTCGGAATCCCTGTGAAGCAAGAATCCTCAGCATAA
- the grpE gene encoding nucleotide exchange factor GrpE yields the protein MMDENKQINDTSQQLGEPTEVKQAMKSDSPAQINSNESGSEVTEQVAAQTNVTADTATLNQENGGAASEKAELETAALAELTQQNESLKVQLEERSTQYMRIAADFENYRKRTIKEKEELEAQMKRNTILELLPVVDNFERARSHLKPQSDGEMTIHKSYQGVYKQLVDTLKRLGVSPMRPEGQEFDPNLHEAVMREPTDEHPEGTVLEELVRGYYLGDRVLRHAMVKVAAPKEDTPAALEDQSSPADS from the coding sequence ATAATGGATGAAAATAAACAGATAAACGATACAAGCCAGCAATTGGGTGAACCAACAGAGGTAAAGCAAGCAATGAAGAGCGACTCCCCAGCCCAAATCAATTCCAATGAATCTGGCAGCGAAGTTACTGAGCAAGTGGCAGCCCAAACCAATGTAACGGCGGATACGGCTACTCTTAATCAAGAAAATGGCGGCGCTGCAAGCGAGAAAGCTGAACTGGAAACGGCAGCTTTGGCAGAACTGACTCAACAAAACGAGTCTCTCAAAGTGCAACTAGAAGAACGTAGTACTCAATATATGCGGATTGCCGCTGATTTTGAGAATTACCGTAAACGCACTATCAAAGAAAAAGAAGAACTAGAAGCCCAGATGAAGCGGAACACGATTCTGGAATTGCTACCAGTGGTCGATAACTTTGAGCGGGCGCGATCGCACCTCAAACCGCAATCTGATGGCGAAATGACCATCCATAAAAGTTACCAAGGCGTTTACAAACAATTAGTAGATACCCTTAAACGTTTGGGTGTTTCACCAATGCGTCCTGAAGGTCAAGAATTCGATCCTAACCTGCACGAAGCAGTAATGCGGGAACCTACGGATGAACATCCTGAAGGAACAGTGTTAGAAGAGTTAGTGCGCGGATATTACTTGGGCGATCGCGTGCTACGCCATGCAATGGTCAAAGTCGCTGCTCCCAAGGAAGATACACCTGCTGCACTAGAAGATCAGTCGAGTCCAGCCGACAGTTAA